In the genome of Eublepharis macularius isolate TG4126 chromosome 10, MPM_Emac_v1.0, whole genome shotgun sequence, the window CCCTCAGGAGTCTtctcataaaatgcataagatacagtatttgaCTTAACATAACATGCAGTGTAAAATGCAGCAGACCACAGTGGTAGAATTGTCTACATCATTCTCAGTATAAAAGTCAGAAGCAAGGCATGTAACAAcagtggcatggatgctggcGTACATGGCACACACATAAATCTTTGTGTGAGTTTCTGCATAAGGAATTGGAACAGATGTGGTTGTATCATGCATCTTGACTGTGGAGAGTAGATTTTATGGTATACTCTGCATGGTAGCTTGAAGCATGGAGATGTGTAGCTGTCAGTGGGCTTCCAATACAAGCAGTGCTTAATTGCATAATTGCACAGTAGCAGTAAAGTTCTCACATGGTATCTAAAGTTCAGCAGTGTGATGGTTATCAGTTGGGTGGTGAGAGGCTTCTGTTCCCGCATGGAGTTGGGCAGTGGCGTTGTTTTATGCTCCATGAAGAGTTCTTTTAATTTATCTCAATTTTAATTCTTGTTTTAActtctattttcttctttctggtTTACTGGTTGTGGATTGTTATCTTAAAGTAGCTTCTTTGGCAGGCTTGAGTGTTTTGGAATGTTGCTTTATGTCCTTGCGAGAATGCTGATTTGGTTTAAATAGTTTTTCTGTTGtgtgagaggcaggcaatgggggAGTTGGAAGAGAGGTTGCCCTTTTGAGGACCCTTCCTTGCCTTTTCCCAAGCAAGCTAAGCtcgatgatttttttaaaatgtaatattaAGATGAGTAATAGATTTAATGTCTTGCAGGAGAGCAGTGATATTGAGGACCCACGGCCTACAGAAGTGGAGGATAGCCTATTAGGAGACTGTAGCCTTTTGACTCTCAACAATTTAATAAAGTTATGTCCTCCTTAGATAGATTACATGAATTGGCGGAATCTCTTCAGGAAGTTAATGGGAATATGGCTACTTTAAATATACTAACACCACAGACATATTTGATTGTGAAGACTGCAGAATATTTATGAGAAAATAGAGAACCTGACTACTTTAATTACGAAAGCAACTGCTCAGAACGTGGCACCTCCTACAGATAATAATAGGAGAGTCAAGAGGGGCTGTGCCCACCCAAGTGGAATGCCTGTGAGTAAtgtaaagcaaaaagaaaaacaagtggTTTCTTGATCAAAttaaacctgaattctccctagaagataaaatgacaaaattgaggctattgtgctttggtcacatcatgagaaggcaagattctctggaaaagacaataatgctaggaaaagtggaaggcagtaggaaaaggggaagacctaaaacgagatggcttgactcaataaaagaagccacgtcctccagtttgcaggagctgagcaagtctgttaatgataggatgcttgggaggtctttcattcatagggttgccataagtcggaagtgacttgtcggcacataacacacacacacacacacacacacacaatgtaaaGCAAAGACTGACTCGTGCAGGGTTGTTCTGAATATTTACCTTTTTAGAGGTTGTATTTGATCAGCATTTGATCAGAGATCACATAGCGGTATTATTAGAACAAAGGATCAAGTAGTGTCGACCTAAAGTACTATGAATGATTGATGGGTTCCATTCACTCTAACAGATTGATGCTTCTCTCCTTTTCATCTAGAATCCTGTCTTTGATTATGGCtaaggggtcattttgtagaaaaagagctgcaggaattcattagcataactcattagcataacttattagcatatgccacgccccttgccacccccggaagtgtgtcattagcataattgatttgatcgaGCCCGAAATAGCTAGGATTTGGCTTCTGtcagatgggggagtgtttctCCACCTGGCAGTAgcccaatcagggccgttttggccccaatccaggccgaaaagggcacaaaatggccattttgggcacgttttcgcctggattgggcccaaaatggcccagatcaggttggtgctggggaggggaggggtcccccgccAGGCACTGGCCTAATCCTGGCGGGTTTGGCCCTGATCTCAGCCGAAACGGaacccaaatggccaaaaatggggacgatttgggcccggatcagggccaaaacagcctggactaGGTCAGTGCCAAGcgagggagggttcccccaccaggcaccaacccgatcccggccgttctggccctgatcccagtggaattggcccaaaatggtcaaaagtgaccatttggggccctgaTTGAGGCCAAAAAGGCCCacattgggttggtgccgggcaggggacaTTTCTCtcacccagcaccgacccgatccgGGCTCAAAAGGGCCCCACCCACCAACCCAGCACCGAAACAtcctaaaatggccaaaagtcagttGGGCGTGGCCACTTGACACGTgacctgttgggggaactgccagaacagtgttccggagcattcaaaatgagccctggctaagGCTGAGTGGTTGTGTTCATATGGCATTTTCCCTCAGAATTTTTCCTTTGCTCTCTTCTAATAGCATTCAGCCCCAAAGGCCAAAGAATTTGCCCACCTCGGGTGGGCTAGAAGGGAACGAGAACTTGCTAATTAATCTAACATCTTCGGTCAATCATATGCGTTTCCAACATAAGGAGAGGAGAAATTAATGGATTGGCTTTTAAGAAACAGTTACAATTTTCTATGCTTAAAAATGATGAAGATCTTAATGcagtttataattttttaaaatcattttgagATCTGCCAAGGTTAGAACAGTTAGATATTATTCCTTGTATGCAACAGCTTTAAgctaaattaattaaaatgagACAGCAAAATGTAAAACGGGAGTGAATCAAAAGTATTAAAACAAAGCAGGGCGAAGGAAACAAAGGAAATTTTTAAGACTCTTCCTGactgtttaaaagaaaaaagaactatGGAATTAGGGAAGGCTTCACTAGGCCAAAATAAAAATGATTCCCAATATCCATCTGAACCAGTGAGCAGTATCATCCTGTATATAGAGAAAAAAATCTTGTAGAGATAGTTTCCCTCACAAGGTGATCAGCCTTCTGCCCCTATTCCTGTTGAACTAATCATTCAGATATGGCCCAAGAATGGAAGTGCTGTCCCAATGGTGCCTGGCATTGAACAGCCTGATAACATGTGACTACTTGAGGTGAATCAGTATAAAATATTGAGCTGAAATATGGCTGATTGGAATACTAAAATAcagttacccagggctttttttcagggggaacgtgggggaacggagttccggaacctcttgaaaatggtcacatggctggtggccccgccccctgatctccagacagaggggagttgagattgccctctgtctggagatcagggggcggagccaccagccatgtgaccattttctccgagggcaacccactgagttccaccacctcttttcccagaaaaaaagccctgcagttaCCACATGTCAGCTTGTTCTTACCTCAATAAGAAACTAGGGCCTTAAAAATATATCTCCTGGGATATATTCCATTCACTAGGAATGTTTGTCAAGGGAGAGCCATGTCTTACTCCTATTGCTTTAAATATCGCTTCAGCTAAAGTTCTGCTTTCTCGTGATTTGGTTTTGGCTGTTCTGGTCATTTTGGACAAGTATCCTCTGAATTTTACCATCTCCTGCTAGTATAGTAGCCATAAATGAAAATTGGAATGTGCTAGTGGGCTGATATGATGAATTAATGGAGAGTTATCCAGACCCAATGGTTATTCTAACAGAAGATTTTAATGCTAGAATTGGCAGAGATGATGAAGCCTTATTAGTCGCTTGGTTGGGGTCCAATGTTGACAATACTTTATTTCCCTTAATGCCTGCTAGGTCTTTAATGGACACACCGGTATCGATAGAGCAGGTTTGTTGAGgcttcttgaattttctttgtcaaGGGGACATTATATTGAATCTGTGTATGGAAATTGACCAGAGGGGTGATTTTACTTTTTTGGGTTCTAGGCAGATGAGAGTCTTTCATAATTTTTGATCATTGGCGttctaaaaaggaaagaaaggagtTGGATGGATGAGAGTGAAACTCTGTAGATGTGGTTACCACAACAGTGAATGTCTCATCTCTGGAAGCTACCAAAATTACCATATTAGGTAGGAGAACCTGAGGAAAACAGTTGTGCAAATTTATATACAGGGGCTTTCAGATATCTTTCTTGACCCTACACCACCACGGGTAGAAGGACAGCAAAAAAAGGTTTCAAACAATTAAGAAACAGTACTTTAAATTGTgaccagaaacaaattggaaaacattttcatatgcCTTAAAAATATGAATGTTCTCATTCATCAGGTTGACAACTTGACCATTACACATGAAAACTTTAAACTAGAACTTGAAACCAGTCATACAGAAAAGATAGACGAACTGAAGAAGGAATTTGAATCATCCTTTTCAGGCAAGTTATTTGTCGTATTTTCTTTAATTTGTGTTCAATGCTCCGGTGCATTATTGTTGGAGACAGCgttttccccagggctttttttgagctggaatgtcCTGGAACAACATTCAGGCACCTTTTTAAAATACCCCCATGACCACgtgagtatttttaaaatggcctttttgggccggtgctgggcgggggaacgCTCCACCACCCTGCACgggctgatcctggccattttggccccaatccaggccatttcggcgcCATTTTTGCATTTTGGGGTACATTTCAGGCCCAAAACttccaggattggggccaaaacggccaggatcgggtctcTACCTGGCAAGAGAACACCCCCCCCACCTGGGAGTGGCCCAAtcgtggccattttaggcccctttcagCCATATTTGgctcaattcaggccccaaatgaccAGCATTGGGCCCCTACCAGGTGGGGGAAGAGTCCTTCACCCTGCAGCAACCCGatcttggtcattttgggccccttcagccattttgggccccttcagccattttgggcccaattcgggcccaaaatggtcaggatcgggctcaaaatggctaggattgggctgctgcagggtGAAGGACTCTTCCCCCACCTGGTAGGGGCCCAATGCTGGCCATTTGGCGCGTACGCATTTTGACATACCCACCACCTCCTtctgggagttgccctgggtgagagttcccccacctctttccccagaaaaaaagccctggttttcccTATGTGGTACTCTTGGGTTTCCGAAAGTGGCTGGGGCCATTGTAAGTCAAGGCGATCAGGAGGACTGGTAAACACCCAGACTTTCATTAATCAATGTGTGGTTCCATACCTCCTTCAGGATTTCATTCCTCCCAGGAAGTGCAAGAAAAGAGGTATTCtatttggctctgcctcctataGCAGCTGTTCTGATTTTGGcttcacctcctgtggcagccgttCTAGAGTGGCGCTCACCACCTGTtcccaaaattccaaaggtgcctgtaagctgaaaaagattggggacctGTCAATTGTAGGCAATATTTGTGTTATAACATCAAACATACCTAATGTTTATCATCTTCCATTCTAATAAGATCAACATGTGTTTTCCCTACCAAAATGATTATCTGATTTTCCTGTTTACTGAATATCTTATAATCTAGGAAGGGTAACGAAGATTCTAACATTAAGCAAACAGACTCTCCTTTACACATTTTTCAGAGCTCAAGAATGCCCATGAATCAGAAAGAAAGACACTTGAAGAATCTTTCCAAGCGAAACAAGAGGAACTAGAGGTTTGGGGTTTTTCttttgttaaataaagttatttattattaaataaagCTGTAATCTGATCAACAGTGCAATCTGTATGTATCTTAGGTttgtaacttgttctgtttccttCTGAAGTCTCACTCCATTTCTTACCCTTCTTGCTTAAACCTGTATTTCTTGATCACACCAGCTAACTAGTCCAGACCTTCATTCTCTAAACTATGATCTAGCTCCTCAATTTCCATTGAAACCTAATTTGAATTCCTATTACTttaatatttgttactttttTGTTGTAAAAAAGTTTCCAAAAAGCCCACTTAGCTACATCattaacttttctttaaaaattaattgctGGCTGTATGCTCAGGTACAGACTATAAATCTGAGTCCGTGATTTGGCTCCAGCACTTTTCTTTACAGCACTCTTATTTCTTCTTTCGTCTGCCGCTATGCCGGAGTCTGTAAGACCAATTTGAAGACTGGCTTTAGTTGAATGGATTGATAGTAATTCAAGTTATTTTAcctttcagaaaaaaattgcCGAGTTACAGAGTGAAAATGATTCCTTGAATGAAAAGCTGAAGTTGGAAGAGCAAAAACGAATAGCCAAAGAAAAAGCAAATCTTGTAAGTCCTAAATTGGACTAAAATCTAAATGTACAGCTGAACACAACCTCTGCATAAATTTAAAGGTCTTTACTTAGTATCTAAATGCCTCTGCCATTTTGTTGTCCATCCTAACATGAGCAATCTCTGTTGTGAAAGATTTCTACGTATTCTAAAGTATTAGCAAGTAAGAGCATGGAAAAATCTCCACTGGCACACATGAAATTAGATTTAATGGTATGCTTTTATCAGTAAGTCTACTATGCTCAATTTGCTGTAAACAAAGACTATGGTCAGCTCTCTTGATAGCTTGAAGCATAAATTAGAGTTGAACAACAAATTTCTGAGGAACAGTCTTTCTTGTAAGAACAGACTTTATTTTGTGTTCTGTTGCCTCTTGTGACACTAAGATCTTTGCTATAAAATTTTAGCACTCCAGTGCAGCTACAATAAACTAATATTAACATTTCTCAGAATAGCATGTTAAATTTATGCTTTGATGTATTTTCATATTATGTATCTAACGATTAATGCACATTTTTATCTTGCTATCTTTTGATTGCCAATGCCTGGCACCACTGACTTTTCTTCAGAATTTTGCCTTCGTTAAACTTTAACTATTGCATCACTTCCTCCTTTCCAGACAAACTTGGCAGATTCCATAAGTTAATACAACTTAAGTTGGAAAATATTAAGCAGCACTTGGAAACATTGTTTTCCTCTTAAAGTATTTCGGCTTTTGATTTCAGAATCTTTAGCATTTGGATGAATATGTTGGGTGTGTCTAAAAGACGCATTCttcttaattgtttttttttactttgcatttattgctaacagtaaaaaaaagatttaatagGAAACAGGCATTAAGATATTTTTGGACACATGTAGTCATCTAAACACAATTGTGTATAATTTATTTTTTGGATATATGCACTTATATTGTTGAGTCCTCAAAAATAATTTTGTCTGATACACTTGTAACCTTAAACACAGTTTGTATTTAAAATTGACTTGTTCTTCAAGAGCTGCTAACACTTTTTACACCATCATTATATTTTAGCTATAAAACAacttgggagaggtttgatgggttttcttttcttctttcacaaTACAGCTTTTTGTAGTTTCAGAGTTGGAGTCCATGTGAAGTTCTTGTGTGTTTTTCTTTAGGTTGATCCAGAAATAACTTACTAAAAGACCGCAATAGAATCCTGACCTGCGCCATTTGTCATCGCTTACACCAAATACGTTTACAATAATagcttccatttcaaatgggGCTGTAAAGCCAGTCTTTAAAGTGCCTTCCAAAAACATTTGTTttaagacttttttttctttttacttattCCTTCATACATATACTTCTGTGTGAGATATATTAGGTAAATAATGTGTTGATACATTGATTTTTGTTCCACATTAGCTTAGACAGTCTATGTTAAATACCAAACATGTTTTCCATGCATCTGGGAAAGATGTGTCTTTAAACTTTTCTGGATGTAATTTTTCAGAAAAACCCTCAAATCATGTATTTGGAACAAGAACTGGAAAGTTTAAAAGCAGTGATGGAGATCAAGAATGAGAAACTACATCAGCAAGATATCAAATTGTTAAAGATGGAAAAATTGGTAAGATTTTTCTGGGTGTGGTAGAGTCTTCTAAAATCTGGATTGGTGCATATTTTTGCACCATTAGCACTATGCTTATAACTCTGATACTGAAATAATTTGAATAGGCGCACCAGTATCTTCTTAGGGAAGTTAATGCAAATCAGACATTAACTAATTTCAGGAAGCAAAATTTAACCTTGAGAGAACACGCATTTTTTTTCCATATGTTTGCAGGGTGACTGATCCGCAATCCGAATGGGTTACTTAGGCTAAGGAGATAAGATTTTGTGAAGCagtaaccatttttaaaaaggcaactaTGAGCAGAAGACTGCTTCTTGAGTCAAACTCTTTCCATAAAGTTTTTCTCAAGACTGTAGGTGGTATTGCATGAGGAACCGATTTCTCAATTGTGTAAGACTCTGTCAAGAAAATAGATGTTAACTGTTTATACTTGTAACAGAACACTATAGTTTCTATTTCTGAAGGAATGGCAGAATCTAGCCTTCTATCCATGTTTTTTTTACAAGTCTGCTTTACGGTTGCTATAGGTTTTTTAGTTATGTCTGCTTTGTTTTTGAGTTCAATCAAATGGCATCATACAGTGACCTGATTTCACCTATGTACGTCTATCAAGTAACTTTTGTTAATGCACTTTCTCTGCCAGGAGGAAAACCACACCGCCTTAGTTGAGAAATGGAGGAAACTTCAGCAGGAGAATGAAGAATTAAAGGCTCGAATGGACAAACACATGGAGCTTTCCAGGTAATTTAAAGAGCAGCTTAGAGGTGTCTCATCTTTGCCATGCACGATAGCTGCAGTACGGTAATGGAAGGAGGCTTTAGAATACAGGAGGAGGTTGAGTGCCATGAACTCCCCTGAGCTTGTGTGGGAAGGTGAGGGCTTCAGTCGAAACATGCAAGAGCCCAGCCCCTTGGCAAATGAAGAGCAACAGGCCCAAAGGCTCTGGAACCCTTCTTGTCCATTTCAGTGTGATTTGCACAGGAGCTCAACTTTGGAAGATGACTTAACGTCCTTGAAAGTACAAACAGCTTGGGAGTCCTGTTGAAATACCAATGGCTCATAAACGGTCTAGGAATGTGTGTTTGAGCAGAAGGGAGAACATTTTGTTTAAGATAGAGCATTAACAGCTGTGGTTTAGTGATAGTTCAGGCTACTTGTACTTGGCATAAGACAACTGGTCACAAACACTGTGTGGTAACTTTTTTCTTGAGCTGCGTAACACAACTTAAAATTTACCCTTCCGTTTTCCTTATTGATGCTGCCCCTGTGCTTCCCTTGCACCTGGGAGCAGCTGAGTGCTGTGCTTATCCTCCCCACCCTGCCCCACCCCTGGCTCCAGCAGCAGAGTTCTTTATGTTGCATCCTTTGGGAGCAGCTTGGCTTTGCCTTCTAGCGCTTAGAACCCAGAAAACAGGGCAAGCAATGCACAGCATACCTCCAGCCTTTGCCTGTGGGAAACTGCTCTTTAGGGGCCAAGCAGATAAGTGACGTATCATGGTGCTGAGTACATCACAGTTTACTAACTCCAAAGCTAGACAGTGGAAAAGAGcttgagtccggtagcacctataagactaacaaaattagtggtagtgtatgagctttcgtgagccacagctcacttcttcagatatcctaCTGCTCATTTTGtgagtcttgtaggtgctactggactcttgctcttttccactgctgcagacagactagcacggctacccgtcttgatcaaACCTAGACAATAAGTGTGTGGCTTCTTCTCATCCGCCactctcccttctccctccccagaCAACTTTCCACGGAGCAGGCAGTTTTACAAGAGTCCTTGGAGAAAGAATCCAAAGTAAACAAACGCCTGTCGATGGAAAATGAAGAACTTCTGT includes:
- the MTUS1 gene encoding microtubule-associated tumor suppressor 1 isoform X5, translated to MGCSSSKMCLYSQCTAKKREETIKRQKELSLELIHLRGELGTASTACEKLEKDRNELQAAYEGFVQKLNQQHQSDLSELEERLKQFYTAECEKLQSICIEEAEKYKAQLQEQVDNLTITHENFKLELETSHTEKIDELKKEFESSFSELKNAHESERKTLEESFQAKQEELEKKIAELQSENDSLNEKLKLEEQKRIAKEKANLKNPQIMYLEQELESLKAVMEIKNEKLHQQDIKLLKMEKLEENHTALVEKWRKLQQENEELKARMDKHMELSRQLSTEQAVLQESLEKESKVNKRLSMENEELLWKLHNGDLCSPRKLSPSTPPMPFQSPRNSGSFSSPTVSPR